A single genomic interval of Arachis duranensis cultivar V14167 chromosome 7, aradu.V14167.gnm2.J7QH, whole genome shotgun sequence harbors:
- the LOC107496074 gene encoding E3 ubiquitin-protein ligase ORTHRUS 2 (The sequence of the model RefSeq protein was modified relative to this genomic sequence to represent the inferred CDS: added 149 bases not found in genome assembly): MAHSKALPCDSDGACMLCKQKPPPHECLTCRTCHTPWHQPCLPAGTGPPTMAEVSTWECPDCADPAPVQASAPAVAGNSDSLVAAIRAIQGDTSLTDEEKAKKRQELVSRSSKPLAAAENGKAEKDIFDGSLNCSICMQLPERPVTTPCGHNFCLKCFQKWIGQAKRTCANCRSQIPPKMAENPRINDQLAIAIRLARQMKATGMVGAVAQPKVYVSRKNDELPDTCFTTERAKKTGKANACSGKIFVTIPSDFLGPITAEYDPRNNRGVLVGDTWEDRMDCRQWGAHFPHVAGIAGQKGFGAQSVALSGGYVDDEDHGEWFLYTGSGGKDLSGNKRTNKTHSFDQKFDNMNEALRVSCQQGYPVRVVRSHKEKRSAYAPQFGVRYDGVYRIEKCWRKKGIQGCLVCRYLFVRCDNEPAPWTSDEHGDRPRPLPVVKELKGAIDVTERKKAAAWDYDEEKECWMWKRPPPPSKKMDAIRCENGISEKIKIVRKVKTKPVRDRLMKEFACLLCRKVLSVPVTTPCGHNFCKSCLEGAFSGKSFIRKRGSEGGRTLRAQKNVMKCPSCSIDIAEFLQNPEVNRHMMSAIEALLREAEMEESSEVSNDKNDENIETVNDDDGTEVSKPCDSGENVLEEIKDNDLNQPHKRRKGAGDSAIVNTEEQINVAGLEDNVMTCST, from the exons ATGGCCCACTCCAAGGCACTTCCGTGCGACTCCGACGGTGCCTG CTGCCCCTGTTCAAGCATCGGCTCCCGCCGTTGCCGGAAACTCCGACAGCTTAGTGGCGGCGATCCGGGCGATTCAGGGAGACACCTCACTCACTGACGAGGAGAAGGCAAAGAAGAGACAGGAGCTCGTTTCTCGCTCCTCGAAGCCACTCGCAGCAGCGGAGAATGGCAAAGCAGAGAAGGACATCTTCGATGGGAGTCTGAACTGCTCAATCTGCATGCAGTTGCCGGAGAGACCCGTCACG ACGCCGTGTGGTCACAACTTTTGTTTGAAGTGCTTCCAGAAGTGGATTGGGCAGGCAAAGCGGACCTGTGCGAACTGTCGCAGTCAGATCCCACCTAAGATGGCCGAAAACCCTCGGATTAATGACCAGCTGGCCATTGCGATCCGTTTGGCGAGGCAAATGAAGGCCACGGGGATGGTGGGTGCGGTAGCGCAGCCCAAGGTGTATGTTTCTCGAAAAAACGACGAGCTTCCAGACACTTGCTTCACCACTGAGCGGGCGAAGAAGACTGGCAAGGCCAACGCGTGCAGTGGTAAGATTTTTGTGACGATCCCTTCGGATTTTTTGGGTCCAATCACTGCTGAGTATGATCCCAGGAACAATCGTGGGGTTCTTGTTGGGGATACTTGGGAAGACAGAATGGATTGCAGGCAGTGGGGCGCCCATTTCCCTCATGTTGCGGGCATTGCTGGTCAAAAGGGTTTTGGTGCTCAGTCTGTAGCTCTTTCAGGTGGCTATGTTGATGACGAGGATCATGGAGAGTGGTTCCTCTACACTGGAAG TGGTGGAAAGGACCTTAGTGGCAACAAACGCACTAACAAAACACATTCATTTGACCAGAAGTTTGACAACATGAATGAGGCCCTCAGAGTGAGTTGCCAACAAGGTTATCCTGTTAGGGTTGTGAG GTCCCACAAGGAAAAACGATCTGCTTATGCACCCCAATTCGGAGTGAGGTATGATGGAGTTTATCGAATAGAGAAATGCTGGCGTAAGAAGGGAATACAA GGTTGCTTGGTTTGCAGATATTTGTTTGTTAGATGTGACAATGAACCAGCTCCATGGACAAG TGATGAACATGGAGACCGTCCACGCCCACTTCCAGTGGTTAAAGAGTTGAAGGGGGCAATTGATGTAACTGAAAGGAAGAAAGCTGCAGCATGGGATTATGAT GAGGAAAAGGAATGCTGGATGTGGAAGAGACCCCCACCACCAAGCAAGAAAATGGATGCTATAAGGTGTGAAAATGGGATAtcagaaaagataaaaattgtaCGAAAAGTCAAGACCAAGCCAGTGAGAGATAGGCTTATGAAAG AGTTTGCTTGCCTCTTGTGTCGCAAGGTGTTGAGCGTCCCTGTGACAACTCCTTGTGGCCACAACTTCTGCAAATCCTGTTTGGAGGGTGCCTTTTCTGGCAAAAGTTTTATCAGAAAGAGGGGAAGCGAAGGTGGGCGCACCTTGCGAGCACAGAAGAATGTTATGAAATGCCCTTCATGTTCAATTGACATAGCTGAATTTCTTCAGAACCCAGAG GTTAACAGACACATGATGAGTGCGATAGAAGCCCTCCTCCGCGAGGCTGAGATGGAAGAGAGTTCTGAAGTGTCCAATGACAAAAATGATGAAAATATAGAGActgtgaatgatgatgatggtacAGAAGTTTCAAAGCCTTGTGATTCAGGTGAGAATGTCCTAGAGGAGATCAAGGACAATGATTTGAATCAGCCACACAAGCGCAGAAAGGGTGCTGGTGATTCAGCTATTGTGAACACTGAGGAGCAAATCAATGTGGCAGGACTAGAGGACAATGTAATGACTTGCAGCACTTAA
- the LOC107496100 gene encoding uncharacterized protein LOC107496100 → MEYPNPRGKIMMMKPLLSFCLVSLLLSLLLFIFYSLKPFLLQQFSKTCIFLLCNGLMFFIAINSGLNASPPEEENTLMIVERDENSLQDTLEQEDFEDKIVTVVEQQVERGEEANNTIVIVDGHGTVDTEELNKKCEEFIKKMKAAFNSEARDNRWLVPAYYPPLSLVT, encoded by the coding sequence ATGGAGTATCCAAACCCGAGAGGCaagataatgatgatgaagcCTCTGCTTTCTTTTTGTCTTGTCAGTCTTTTGCTTTCCTtgcttctcttcatcttctactcCTTGAAGCCCTTCCTCCTCCAGCAGTTCTCCAAGACCTGCATCTTCCTTCTCTGCAATGGACTCATGTTCTTCATAGCCATCAACTCTGGTCTCAATGCATCCCCGCCAGAAGAAGAAAACACTTTGATGATAGTGGAACGTGATGAGAATTCATTGCAAGACACTCTTGAACAAGAAGACTTTGAAGACAAGATTGTAACCGTGGTAGAACAACAAGTTGAGAGAGGGGAAGAGGCAAATAATACTATAGTGATCGTTGATGGACATGGTACAGTGGACACAGAGGAGTTAAACAAGAAATGCGAAGAATTCATTAAGAAGATGAAAGCAGCATTCAACTCTGAAGCAAGAGATAACCGGTGGCTGGTCCCTGCATATTATCCTCCTCTTTCTCTTGTAACTTAA